Proteins encoded by one window of Lathyrus oleraceus cultivar Zhongwan6 chromosome 1, CAAS_Psat_ZW6_1.0, whole genome shotgun sequence:
- the LOC127116564 gene encoding uncharacterized protein LOC127116564 isoform X2 has protein sequence MITGSIVRVPLLPPLSFPKTLSKLKCRSKNSDDNDFKDALSGMMGDQVEQLLSRQENKGLMDNLQKASQRVEIAKTQLAFIQKQELALKQFKDYTQQLEGNASQIAESQREISEAKAMLEEAERSLLLNVGDAEEGSEEIYRDEERRESVKAASISALVGTLSGLPICFVQATDTTQLLLSLGINFICCALFGVTFRYTVRRNLDDFQLKTGAAAAFGVVKGLAILSAGPFLELNFESLLSYAWDGTIYVSENLIIFLSAAISLDYCLKTRLLSPFPIDRTVSAFIHQRNDKH, from the exons ATGATTACCGGTTCCATTGTTAGGGTTCCTCTTCTTCCCCCTTTATCATTTCCGAAAACCTTGTCGAAATTGAAATGCCGCAGCAAAAACTCAGATGATAACGATTTCAAAGACGCACTTTCCGGGATGATGGGCGACCAAGTTGAACAACTCTTGAGCAGACAAGAGAATAAGGGTTTGATGGATAATTTACAGAAAGCTTCACAGAGAGTCGAGATTGCCAAGACACAACTTGCTTTCATTCAAAAACAAGAACTTGCGCTCAAACAGTTCAAAGATTACACTCAACAGCTTGAAGGAAATGCTTCTCAG ATTGCAGAAAGTCAGAGAGAAATTTCAGAGGCAAAAGCCATGCTTGAGGAAGCAGAACGCTCTCTGTTGCTAAATGTGGGAGATGCTGAAGAAGGAAGTGAAGAAATTTATCGGGACGAAGAAAGACGGGAGTCTGTTAAAGCAGCATCTATCTCGGCTCTCGTTGGCACTTTGTCCGGCCTCCCCATATGTTTCGTTCAGGCAACCGATACAACTCAGTTGCTTCTCTCTTTGGGAATCAATTTCATATGTTGTGCGTTGTTTGGAGTCACTTTTCGATATACTGTAAGGAGAAACTTGGATGATTTTCAGCTTAAGACTGGGGCTGCAGCAGCCTTTGGTGTTGTTAAAG GTCTTGCAATCCTCAGTGCTGGACCATTTCTTGAACTCAACTTCGAAAGCTTATTATCGTATGCTTGGGACGGAACAATTTATGTGTCTGAGAATCTTATCATTTTTCTTTCTGCTGCTATTAGTCTAGATTATTGTTTAAAGACAAGACTTTTGAGCCCTTTTCCAATTGATAGAACAG TTAGTGCCTTCATACACCAAAGAAATGATAAACATTGA
- the LOC127116564 gene encoding uncharacterized protein LOC127116564 isoform X1, with protein sequence MITGSIVRVPLLPPLSFPKTLSKLKCRSKNSDDNDFKDALSGMMGDQVEQLLSRQENKGLMDNLQKASQRVEIAKTQLAFIQKQELALKQFKDYTQQLEGNASQIAESQREISEAKAMLEEAERSLLLNVGDAEEGSEEIYRDEERRESVKAASISALVGTLSGLPICFVQATDTTQLLLSLGINFICCALFGVTFRYTVRRNLDDFQLKTGAAAAFGVVKGLAILSAGPFLELNFESLLSYAWDGTIYVSENLIIFLSAAISLDYCLKTRLLSPFPIDRTVCLDALCAQASKDEYIVFNLSYQRVYMHV encoded by the exons ATGATTACCGGTTCCATTGTTAGGGTTCCTCTTCTTCCCCCTTTATCATTTCCGAAAACCTTGTCGAAATTGAAATGCCGCAGCAAAAACTCAGATGATAACGATTTCAAAGACGCACTTTCCGGGATGATGGGCGACCAAGTTGAACAACTCTTGAGCAGACAAGAGAATAAGGGTTTGATGGATAATTTACAGAAAGCTTCACAGAGAGTCGAGATTGCCAAGACACAACTTGCTTTCATTCAAAAACAAGAACTTGCGCTCAAACAGTTCAAAGATTACACTCAACAGCTTGAAGGAAATGCTTCTCAG ATTGCAGAAAGTCAGAGAGAAATTTCAGAGGCAAAAGCCATGCTTGAGGAAGCAGAACGCTCTCTGTTGCTAAATGTGGGAGATGCTGAAGAAGGAAGTGAAGAAATTTATCGGGACGAAGAAAGACGGGAGTCTGTTAAAGCAGCATCTATCTCGGCTCTCGTTGGCACTTTGTCCGGCCTCCCCATATGTTTCGTTCAGGCAACCGATACAACTCAGTTGCTTCTCTCTTTGGGAATCAATTTCATATGTTGTGCGTTGTTTGGAGTCACTTTTCGATATACTGTAAGGAGAAACTTGGATGATTTTCAGCTTAAGACTGGGGCTGCAGCAGCCTTTGGTGTTGTTAAAG GTCTTGCAATCCTCAGTGCTGGACCATTTCTTGAACTCAACTTCGAAAGCTTATTATCGTATGCTTGGGACGGAACAATTTATGTGTCTGAGAATCTTATCATTTTTCTTTCTGCTGCTATTAGTCTAGATTATTGTTTAAAGACAAGACTTTTGAGCCCTTTTCCAATTGATAGAACAG TATGTTTGGATGCTCTTTGTGCACAAGCTTCTAAGGATGAATATATTGTTTTCAATTTAAGTTATCAACGGGTATATATGCATGTTTAG
- the LOC127118413 gene encoding pentatricopeptide repeat-containing protein At1g59720, chloroplastic/mitochondrial isoform X1, with translation MSPKSTAFWKAEQSLMNLFKHCSTPNHLKQIHARIILTGFHHNLILAGKIIMFSALSNINYALSVFHTIHKPDAFLWNTIIRGFGNSTQPLNAIHFYKRMQLATEYVIPDNFTFSFLLKIIARLQLLTLGKQLHSTVFKFGLQSHTYVRNSLMHMYGMLKDIQVAHHLFEEMRKPDLVAWNSIIDCHVYCGNYNEALDLFTRMLRHGGMQLQPDDATLVVTLSACGAIGALDFGRKVHLFIRDSIINFGESISVFNALVDMYAKCGAVEEAYETFSNMKRKNLVSWNIMILGFASHGNGEEALSLFTRMLQENVERPNDVTFLGVLCACSHGGLVDEGRWYFDIMNRDYTIQPTIKHYGCMVDLLGRAGLVMEAYDLIKNMPVDCNAIVWRTLLAACRNYGNVELGEKVRRHLLELEPDHSSDYVLLANMYASTGQWNEMSKQRRSMHERRVRKTEPGNSFIGIPGMKLEKESVERLL, from the coding sequence ATGAGTCCAAAATCCACAGCCTTTTGGAAAGCTGAGCAAAGTCTGATGAATCTTTTCAAGCATTGTTCCACTCCCAACCATTTGAAACAAATACATGCTAGAATAATCCTAACTGGTTTTCATCACAACCTTATTCTCGCCGGAAAGATTATCATGTTTTCTGCTCTATCCAATATCAATTACGCACTTTCTGTATTCCACACTATTCATAAACCAGATGCATTTCTCTGGAATACCATCATTAGGGGTTTTGGTAATTCCACCCAACCTCTAAATGCTATTCATTTCTACAAAAGAATGCAACTTGCAACAGAATATGTCATTCCTGATAATTTTACCTTTTCTTTCTTGCTTAAAATTATTGCTAGATTACAATTACTTACCTTGGGGAAGCAACTGCATTCTACTGTCTTTAAGTTTGGTCTTCAATCTCATACTTATGTTAGGAATTCTCTCATGCATATGTATGGTATGTTGAAGGATATACAAGTTGCACACCACTTGTTCGAGGAAATGCGTAAACCGGATTTAGTTGCATGGAATTCTATCATCGACTGTCATGTGTATTGTGGAAATTACAATGAAGCTCTTGATTTGTTCACGAGAATGCTGCGGCACGGTGGTATGCAATTGCAACCTGATGATGCAACTTTGGTAGTGACCCTTTCAGCTTGTGGTGCAATAGGAGCACTTGATTTTGGGAGGAAGGTTCATTTGTTTATACGAGACAGTATTATTAATTTTGGGGAAAGCATATCGGTCTTTAATGCCCTTGTCGACATGTATGCAAAGTGTGGTGCTGTGGAAGAAGCCTATGAGACATTTAGCAACATGAAAAGGAAGAACTTAGTTTCATGGAATATCATGATTCTCGGCTTTGCTTCCCATGGTAATGGAGAAGAGGCTTTATCACTTTTTACAAGAATGTTACAAGAAAATGTTGAGAGACCGAATGACGTTACTTTCTTGGGAGTATTGTGTGCTTGTAGTCACGGAGGATTGGTTGATGAAGGAAGATGGTATTTTGATATTATGAATCGAGACTACACCATCCAACCTACAATAAAGCATTATGGGTGCATGGTGGACCTTTTGGGTCGTGCTGGTTTAGTCATGGAAGCATACGATTTGATAAAGAACATGCCAGTAGACTGCAATGCTATTGTATGGAGGACATTGTTAGCTGCATGTCGAAATTATGGAAATGTTGAACTTGGTGAGAAGGTAAGAAGACATCTATTGGAATTGGAACCAGACCATAGCAGTGATTATGTTCTTCTTGCTAACATGTATGCAAGCACAGGTCAATGGAATGAAATGAGCAAACAGAGAAGATCAATGCATGAAAGGAGAGTTCGGAAAACAGAGCCTGGTAATAGCTTTATTGGCATTCCTGGAATGAAGTTGGAGAAAGAGTCTGTTGAAAGATTGTTGTAA
- the LOC127118413 gene encoding pentatricopeptide repeat-containing protein At1g59720, chloroplastic/mitochondrial isoform X2, producing MSPKSTAFWKAEQSLMNLFKHCSTPNHLKQIHARIILTGFHHNLILAGKIIMFSALSNINYALSVFHTIHKPDAFLWNTIIRGFGNSTQPLNAIHFYKRMQLATEYVIPDNFTFSFLLKIIARLQLLTLGKQLHSTVFKFGLQSHTYVRNSLMHMYGMLKDIQVAHHLFEEMRKPDLVAWNSIIDCHVYCGNYNEALDLFTRMLRHGGMQLQPDDATLVVTLSACGAIGALDFGRKVHLFIRDSIINFGESISVFNALVDMYAKCGAVEEAYETFSNMKRKNLVSWNIMILGFASHGNGEEALSLFTRMLQENVERPNDVTFLGVLCACSHGGLVDEGRWYFDIMNRDYTIQPTIKHYGCMVDLLGRAGLVMEAYDLIKNMPVDCNAIVWRTLLAACRNYGNVELGEKVNGMK from the exons ATGAGTCCAAAATCCACAGCCTTTTGGAAAGCTGAGCAAAGTCTGATGAATCTTTTCAAGCATTGTTCCACTCCCAACCATTTGAAACAAATACATGCTAGAATAATCCTAACTGGTTTTCATCACAACCTTATTCTCGCCGGAAAGATTATCATGTTTTCTGCTCTATCCAATATCAATTACGCACTTTCTGTATTCCACACTATTCATAAACCAGATGCATTTCTCTGGAATACCATCATTAGGGGTTTTGGTAATTCCACCCAACCTCTAAATGCTATTCATTTCTACAAAAGAATGCAACTTGCAACAGAATATGTCATTCCTGATAATTTTACCTTTTCTTTCTTGCTTAAAATTATTGCTAGATTACAATTACTTACCTTGGGGAAGCAACTGCATTCTACTGTCTTTAAGTTTGGTCTTCAATCTCATACTTATGTTAGGAATTCTCTCATGCATATGTATGGTATGTTGAAGGATATACAAGTTGCACACCACTTGTTCGAGGAAATGCGTAAACCGGATTTAGTTGCATGGAATTCTATCATCGACTGTCATGTGTATTGTGGAAATTACAATGAAGCTCTTGATTTGTTCACGAGAATGCTGCGGCACGGTGGTATGCAATTGCAACCTGATGATGCAACTTTGGTAGTGACCCTTTCAGCTTGTGGTGCAATAGGAGCACTTGATTTTGGGAGGAAGGTTCATTTGTTTATACGAGACAGTATTATTAATTTTGGGGAAAGCATATCGGTCTTTAATGCCCTTGTCGACATGTATGCAAAGTGTGGTGCTGTGGAAGAAGCCTATGAGACATTTAGCAACATGAAAAGGAAGAACTTAGTTTCATGGAATATCATGATTCTCGGCTTTGCTTCCCATGGTAATGGAGAAGAGGCTTTATCACTTTTTACAAGAATGTTACAAGAAAATGTTGAGAGACCGAATGACGTTACTTTCTTGGGAGTATTGTGTGCTTGTAGTCACGGAGGATTGGTTGATGAAGGAAGATGGTATTTTGATATTATGAATCGAGACTACACCATCCAACCTACAATAAAGCATTATGGGTGCATGGTGGACCTTTTGGGTCGTGCTGGTTTAGTCATGGAAGCATACGATTTGATAAAGAACATGCCAGTAGACTGCAATGCTATTGTATGGAGGACATTGTTAGCTGCATGTCGAAATTATGGAAATGTTGAACTTGGTGAGAAG GTCAATGGAATGAAATGA